A window of Daucus carota subsp. sativus chromosome 2, DH1 v3.0, whole genome shotgun sequence genomic DNA:
aaaaattatattttaaatatacctAATAAATTTGTTTCATCAAAAACTTTTTCAGATTATTACTTTTACGAATATTctgatatttaattaattaaaacctGAAACTTTTACCTATTTCCAAACCAACTCGACAAAAAAGTCTAGTTTCAAAAGTTAGCTTTATGCCTTTATTTTCATAGAGTAAAAATCTAGTCTCGAGTCTACATTCAACTAGCACAACTTTGAGGATATAGGAGCTGctccctctgtctcatttaattttatacgtttAATTTTActactcgacacgcacttcaattctcttataaaacatagtctTATAACTTAGTTTTagaattttctgaataaaaatataatattcaaacttttatttagaagaaaaaattttaaaaataaattataaaattatattttatgagaacATTAAAATCGTGCTGCGTTCAATCCCCAATGAGTGAGGGGAAGAAGGGAGTACGAGAGTAGCTTACAGGGCCATAGACTTGCGTTAACCCGGACGGAACCGTTACAAATCGGGCCCAAAATATCACGTGACAACAAATCGCAGTAGCCATGTCAATCTGTGAGTCAGTGTCACACGACAGCTATAATAACTACGCGTTTCAGAATCAGCACAAATTGCTGGAGAATATGCCACGTGTGCACCCCACTCATTCCTAACCATGGTTAATTTTAACCTTACCCCTAACCGCCTCACCCAATCCACCCCCTCCCTCCCTCAATCTCTCTCCTATaaatctctcctctctccccatctttctttctctctctccgcgcttcaattactctacttaaattaaacaaatattccCCTTTTTCACAATCACACACTTTAAACCACACAGAAACCCTAATTTCGCAATTCATTCTTCTAAATTAGGGTTCTAAACCTATAGATACACACAGATATTCATGGAGGAAGTGGAGAAGCGATACGGAGTAGGATACGCGCTGGCGAAGAAGAAAGAGAACAGCTTCATACAAGCTTCGTTGTTGAATCTCGCGAAAGAGAGAGGAATCGATTTGATTAAGATCGACACGGAGCGGCCGTTGATTGATCAAGGACCGTTCGATTGTGTGCTGCACAAATTGTACGGCGACGATTGGAAGAAGCAATTGGATGATTACTCGAGGAAATACCCTAATGTGTTGATTATAGACTCGCCGGAGGCGATTCAGCGGTTGCATAATCGAATTTCGATGCTGGAGGCTGTTTCGGAGATTGAATTTGAGAATGAGAGCGATTCGTTTGGTATTCCGAAGCAGGTTTTGATTTATGATGTGAAGAAGTTGTTGGATTGTGAGGAGTGGGGGGAGGTGTTGAATTTTCCGGTGATTGCGAAGCCGTTAGTGGCGGATGGGAGTGCGAAATCGCATAAGATGTCGTTGGTTTATAATAATGAGGGGTTGAATAAGCTGAAACCGCCGATTGTGTTGCAGCAGTTTGTGAATCATGGTGGGGTGATATTTAAGGTGTATGTGGTGGGGAAGTATGTGAGGTGTGTGAAGAGGAAGTCGTTACCGGATGTGAGTGAGGAGAAATTGCCTAGCTTGCAGGGGTCTTTGTCATTTTCACAGGTGTCTAATTTGACTCAGAGTGAGAGAAGTGATGATACGTATTATAAGGCAATGAATTTGGAGGATGCTGAAATGCCTCCGCAGAGTTTGATTTCGGATATTGCTTGTGGGTTGAGGAGGGCAATGAAGttgaatttgtttaattttgatGTTATTAGGGATACTAGAGTGGGGAATAGGTATCTTGTTATTGATATTAATTATTTCCCTGGGTATGCGAAGATGCCGGGTTATGAGAAGGTATTGACGGATTTCTTTTGTGACGTGTTTAACAAGAAGCAAGCTGGGAGCCTTGATGGTCAATTGGGGATGAATTGTGAGAAAGAGGTTAGAATATTGGTGGGTAATAATGGGCTGGTTGAGGATGAAGGAGGGCTTCCTGTTTCAACTCTGAAAATGGAAGAAGAGAATGGTAACCAAATTCATGTATGAATAACTTGCTTGTAGCTTTTCTTAGTGATTTGCTTTCCAAGAGTTCATTCAGTTTGGTCAAATGCTGATTTTACTCGTGGATGTGCGAAGTTGAAGCAATCTGTGCCCATTTCTTCTAGATAGGAGTTAGTGACAGTGGTGAATAAGTAGGTACTTTTCCTAGTTTCTGCCTGCTGAGGGCTTTACATGGTGTTCTCTTGTTGAATCTGTACATGTCATGGTTTGGAGATAAGTACCTTCTCAGGACATAAGTTTATTCAATGAATTCTGCAATTTTGTCATTGCATTTTCATTTCCCCTGATTTTGTAATGGTAACACCTTTTCATTTGTGCGTACCACTAGTGACTAGAcagtttcattttttatttgctAATCATGTAGGGATACctgt
This region includes:
- the LOC108209750 gene encoding inositol-tetrakisphosphate 1-kinase 1, with product MEEVEKRYGVGYALAKKKENSFIQASLLNLAKERGIDLIKIDTERPLIDQGPFDCVLHKLYGDDWKKQLDDYSRKYPNVLIIDSPEAIQRLHNRISMLEAVSEIEFENESDSFGIPKQVLIYDVKKLLDCEEWGEVLNFPVIAKPLVADGSAKSHKMSLVYNNEGLNKLKPPIVLQQFVNHGGVIFKVYVVGKYVRCVKRKSLPDVSEEKLPSLQGSLSFSQVSNLTQSERSDDTYYKAMNLEDAEMPPQSLISDIACGLRRAMKLNLFNFDVIRDTRVGNRYLVIDINYFPGYAKMPGYEKVLTDFFCDVFNKKQAGSLDGQLGMNCEKEVRILVGNNGLVEDEGGLPVSTLKMEEENGNQIHV